Proteins encoded in a region of the Dasypus novemcinctus isolate mDasNov1 chromosome 24, mDasNov1.1.hap2, whole genome shotgun sequence genome:
- the LOC101420394 gene encoding ral guanine nucleotide dissociation stimulator-like codes for MDLGLAVCRFSKAEVGRHARGGPQGNQPPSSHQGPDAESSGSSTAHSSVQLQGGPDLSGGDAADSPHPRVAGSSGSAVEIHLDHVPEAQDSQEANVTAHSCSLGVLALPPPLLCLLGPPHVHQGWSLIDSSRPSRASWSFLSSPGCPEAPSLLLTSHPPQLGQPTCASSPIGSTIPSASGGTSSSSSIQARATRTSQKHHESRPRHKRHMGDRCFVRVTLAEDSGHKVQSILVTDQDRAPAVIHKVLEEHELAREQPKDYQLVQIISGDGTLQIIDGANVYYAMAPSPDYGFLLLRKTTPWMPSFSRLSKPTKPISSMAPPPGSVPGTPKVHGTREAQGGLVAHGVGRRL; via the exons ATGGACCTAGGATTAGCCGTGTGCAGATTTAGCAAGGCAGAGGTGGGCAGGCATGCCAGGGGAGGCCCCCAAGGTAACCAGCCTCCATCCAGCCACCAGGGCCCCGACGCTGAGTCCAGTGGCAGCAGCACCGCCCACTCCAGCGTCCAGCTCCAGGGTGGCCCTGACCTCAGCGGCGGGGATGCCGCGGATTCTCCTCACCCACGCGTGGCTGGCTCCTCCGGCTCTGCAGTGGAAATCCACCTGGACCACGTCCCGGAGGCCCAGGACAGCCAGGAAGCAAACGTGACTGCCCACTCCTGCTCCCTGGGGGTCCTTGCCCTCCCGCCGCCCCTcctgtgcctgctgggccctcccCATGTCCACCAGGGGTGGAGCCTCATTGACTCGTCCAGACCTTCTAGAGCCTCCTGGAGCTTCTTGAGCAGCCCGGGCTGCCCCGAGGCTCCCAGCCTTCTGCTGACCTCCCATCCCCCACAGCTAGGGCAGCCCACCTGCGCATCATCTCCGATCGGCTCCACCATCCCGTCAGCGTCGGGAGGAacgtcctcttcctcctccatccaAGCCAGGGCCACCCGGACCAGCCAAAAGCACCATGAATCACGGCCGCGCCACAAACGGCACATGGGCGACCGCTGCTTTGTCCGTGTCACCCTGGCCGAGGACAGCGGCCACAAGGTCCAGAGCATCCTG GTGACCGACCAAGACAGGGCTCCAGCCGTGATCCACAAGGTCCTGGAAGAGCACGAGCTGGCTAGGGAGCAGCCCAAGGACTACCAACTAGTGCAGATCATCTCAGGAGATGGCA cactGCAGATCATAGACGGTGCCAACGTGTATTACGCTATGGCGCCCTCGCCCGATTATGGGTTTCTTCTCCTGAGGAAGACCACGCCCTGGATGCCGAG cTTCTCCAGGCTCTCCAAGCCCACCAAGCCCATCAGCAGCATGGCCCCCCCACCCGGCAGTGTTCCAGGTACCCCCAAGGTCCACGGGACCAGGGAAGCACAGGGAGGGCTGGTGGCACACGGCGTTGGCCGGCGCCTGTGA